From the genome of Populus alba chromosome 10, ASM523922v2, whole genome shotgun sequence, one region includes:
- the LOC118043214 gene encoding transcription factor bHLH51, with protein MEDHYSPCWPAAAAAEANWVQTSAAVYDESLLVPCPSQASASANFQVYGFPPWSVPLQEASEDKAASSSKSHSQAEKRRRDRINAQLGILRKLIPKSEKMDKAALLGSAIDHVKDLKQKATEISRTFTVPTEVDEVTVDCDVSQVTSPPSTIKDKDSTFIRASVCCDDRPELFSELITVLKGLRLTIVRADIASVGGRVKSILVLCSECSEEGSASISTIKQSLNLVLSRIASSSVPSNYRIRSKRQRFFLPSHLSEQ; from the exons ATGGAAGATCACTATTCTCCTTGCTggcctgctgctgctgctgcagagGCAAACTGGGTTCAAACAAGTGCTGCAGTATATGATGAGTCCCTTTTAGTCCCATGCCCATCTCAAGCTTCTGCTTCTGCCAACTTTCAAGTATACGGATTCCCTCCGTGGTCAGTACCGCTTCAGGAGGCTTCAGAAGATAAAGCTGCTTCGAGTTCCAAGAGTCATAGCCAAGCTGAGAAGCGGCGACGGGACAGGATTAATGCACAACTGGGAATTCTTAGGAAACTCATTCCTAAATCAGAAAAG ATGGACAAGGCAGCTCTCCTAGGAAGTGCGATTGATCATGTGAAGGATCTCAAACAAAAAGCAACGGAAATCAGCAGAACTTTCACAGTCCCAACTGAAGTTGATGAAGTGACGGTTGATTGTGATGTTTCTCAAGTTACAAGCCCTCCCAGCACCATCAAAGACAAGGACAGCACATTTATCAGGGCGTCTGTTTGCTGCGATGATCGGCCAGAACTGTTCTCGGAGCTCATTACGGTGCTCAAAGGCCTTAGACTAACCATAGTTAGAGCTGATATTGCTAGCGTAGGTGGAAGAGTTAAGAGCATATTAGTACTTTGCAGTGAGTGCAGTGAAGAGGGGAGTGCTTCGATTAGCACTATTAAACAGTCGCTTAACCTAGTTTTGAGTAGAATCGCTTCATCATCAGTGCCATCAAATTATCGTATTAGAAGCAAGAGGCAGAGGTTCTTTTTGCCTTCTCATTTGTCGGAACAATAG
- the LOC118043215 gene encoding uncharacterized protein, with protein sequence MAISLNSVVGINYTLQSRYQHVSRPKTTSLGMLTSRMHINGGRRRSFVSAADNDRLVKDTSVKGYGGAESSISDNQLSTVNSSSEDSPGGNSVGEESGPQTSGASNGSTVSADMKSRPKRSPLTARERLKAARVLSRYTESKASKSEMGSKVLDAMRESDKGKKRSGLPEAPENMFDDSKRGMPKDGWTFQFPGGSELFFIVVSFVLISSIMFATTYVVWKVGAIHFDEY encoded by the exons ATGGCGATTTCTCTTAATTCTGTTGTTGGCATCAATTATACG cTGCAATCCAGATACCAACATGTGTCTAGACCAAAGACCACCTCCTTGGGTATGCTCACTTCAAGGATGCATATcaatggaggaagaagaaggtcATTCGTTTCAGCTGCGGATAATGATCGCCTTGTCAAGGACACCAGTGTTAAGGGTTATGGAGGTGCTGAGAGCTCAATTTCTGACAATCAGCTGTCAACAGTGAATTCCTCCTCTGAGGATTCTCCAGGAGGAAACAGTGTTGGTGAGGAGTCAGGACCTCAAACCTCTGGAGCTTCTAATGGCTCAACAGTTTCTGCAGATATGAAGTCTAGGCCAAAAAGGTCGCCTCTAACAGCAAGAGAGAGACTGAAGGCTGCGAGGGTTCTCAGCCGTTACACAGAATCAAAGGCATCGAAATCAGAGATGGGCAGCAAAGTATTGGACGCCATGAGAGAAAGTGATAAGGGCAAGAAAAGATCTGGCCTTCCAGAAGCCCCTGAGAACATGTTTGATGACAGCAAGCGAGGGATGCCAAAGGATGGGTGGACTTTTCAATTTCCAGGGGGTTCAGAACTCTTTTTTATTGTCGTTTCATTTgttttaatcagctcaataaTGTTTGCAACGACTTACGTTGTCTGGAAAGTTGGTGCAATCCATTTTGATGAGTATTAA